TTTCGCCTCATTTGGTAGATGCTGCATTCCTCGCCAAATCGGTTGCCGCCTACGCAAATCCCAAGAATCGGTTTAGATTGACGCTTTCGATGCAAACCACTGGCCACCACGATCCCTTTCCCGCGAAACTTCTGTTCGATGCGATTTACAAAAATGCATGGCGCTGGCAACGACTACGTTTACGTCGATTGCTTTGCCGAAAACCTTGATCATTGCGATGTAACCGAGCTGGCAAAATCGATCTCGCATCGTCATTTCGGCGTTGGCGGCGACGGTTTGATCCTGATTCGTCCCAGCGATGTCGCGGACGCGCGGATGCAGATGCTCAATGCCGATGGCAGCGAAAGCGAGATGTGCGGCAACGGCATTCGCTGTGTGGCAAAATACGTTTATGACCATGGGATCGCCCAGAAAGAAAACCTGAAAATCGAATCCGGTGGATCGGTACTCGACCTCTCGCTCGCGATCGGCGACGACGGCAAAGTCGACAGCGTGACAGTCGATATGGGTGAACCCATTCTCGAAGCATCCAAAGTGCCGACGTCCATCGTGGAAAGCGGCAAGGTGGTCGAACACGAAATCGAAATCGATGGCCGCAAACTAGCCGTCACCTGCGTGTCGATGGGCAATCCCCACTGCGTGATTTTCGTTCCCGAAGCAACCGACGATTTGGTACTCGGACTTGGTCCCAAAATCGAAACGGACCCGCGATTTCCCAAGCGAATCAATGTCGAGTTTGTCGAAGTCATCTCACCAAACGAAGTACGTCAACGAACCTGGGAACGCGGCAGCGGCGAAACTTGGGCTTGTGGAACCGGTGCGTCCGCCGTCTGTGTGGCAGGCGTATTGACTGGAAAAACCAACCGCAAAATTTTGAATCACCTGCTTGGCGGTGACCTCACGCTGCAGTGGTCCGAGTCGAGCGGACACGTGATGATGACCGGTGGAGCCGTCGAAGTTTTTTCCGGAGAATGGAACGCGTGAGTGATGCTGCACTAGCCGGCGAGTCGGTACACGCGATTTCCGTTTCGGAATTAAACGGTCACATCAAAGCGGTGATGGAAGGAACCTTTCCCGCGCTGTGGGTCGCTGGCGAAATTTCGGACTTGGTTCGTGCACGCAGCGGCCACATCTACTTTACGCTAAAAGATGATGACGCGCAAATTCGCGGTGTGCTTTGGCGAAACACCGCGATGCGAATCAAACATGATCTCGAAGATGGCCAAGCGGTGCTCTGTTTTGGCAACATCGATGTCTACGCTGCACGCGGAACGTACCAGTTAGTCGTTCGCAAGGTCGAACCACAAGGTATGGGATCGCTGCAATTGGCGTTTCAGCAATTGCAGGTCAAACTCGAACGCGAGGGCTTGTTTGCCGCAGAGCGGAAACGCCCGCTTCCGTCACTGCCACGCCGGATCGGTATCGTCACAAGCCCCTCGGGTGCCGCAGTTCGCGATTTCCTGCAGGCGGCATCCAACCGCTACCATGGCGCCGACGTGGTGGTGATCCCCGCTTTGGTCCAAGGCGAAGGAGCGGCCCAGTCGATCGTTGCGGCAATCCGATCAGCACAACGAATCACCCCCAAGCTTGACGTGCTGGTCGTCTCACGTGGCGGCGGCAGCCTCGAAGATTTGTGGTGCTTTAACGAAGAACCCGTCGTCCGCGCGGTAGCAGCGTCCGCCATCCCCACGGTCTCGGCCGTGGGACACGAAATCGATGTCACGCTCTGTGATCTTGCCGCAGACTTGCGTGCCCTGACGCCTACCGACGCCGCCACTCGCGTGCTGCCCGACGGAGTTTCCCTCAAAACGACGGCGGCGAATCTGCGGCAACGTCTCGATCGGGCCATACGCTTGGTGATTCACGAGCGACAGACCGAAGTGGCCGCGCTGATGCAGCGGCCGATCCTGCGAAAACCGATGGAGATCGTCCACTCGCGATCGCGGATGCTTGATGAATTGGACGCAAGAGCAAGACGCGCGATCACCGCGAACTTGAAAGCGGGGCGAAGCCAGGTGAGTGAACTCGCAGCGTCGCTATCGGCACTGTCCCCCGTGGCGGTGCTGTCGCGAGGATACAGCGTCACGCTGGACGCCGACGGCAAAGCGATTGCCGATGCGAATTCGCTTCATCCCGGCGACGTGATGGAAACACGGCTTCACAAAGGCCGTGTCGTTTCCAAGGTCGAATCGGTCCAAGACGGTCAAGCCGAGTGATCACAAACGGCACAATAGCGTTGACAGCTTGCTGAGTTAATTCGCATGCAAATCGCAGCGGTGAGCCGAGGCCCGTAAGGCCAATGCCATCGACTTTGGGTAGCGCTCGCGGCGCCAGCCGTCCGGTTGCGGCGAGTAAACCGTTCGATTTTGACCGGGCGGCTCGCGCCGCACCGCTATAAAAACCACCCGTTTAGCGAGAAACTAAATGGCATTGTCCGTAAGGCACCGAGTAGCGTGTGGGCCCCGGCCGCTGACGCGTCGCGGCTCCGTAAATCATTAACAGACGACCTACGCTACGGCAACCGCTCTAACACGTTGACCACTCGCATAATGTCCGCGGGCAGCGGGGCCTCGAATGTCATCGACTTGCCACTTTGTGGATGCTCGAACGTCAACTTGCGAGCATGCAGCGCTTGCCGATCCAACAGCACCTTGTCTTTGGTTTCGTCGTGCGTCCCGGTCAACATTCCCATCGTGACTTCCGCGTGCCCGGCGTACAGCCGGTCGCAAAGGATTGCAGCGCCAAGATGTGACAAGTGCACGCGGATTTGATGCGTGCGACCGGTCTTTGGTTTCACACGAACTTGCGTGAATCGACCATGGCGGCTGATCACTTCATAGAACGTCGACGCAGGCTTGCTGGTTTCATGGTGCTCGCGGATCGCCATTTTGTCACGCTGGTACGGATGACGACCAATCGGCATGTCGATAATGTCACGATCGCGATCGATCCGAGCCGCCGTGATCGCAAAGTATTCTTTCTCGACAACACGATTCGCGAATTGCTCGGACAAATGCATATGAACGGCGTTGGTTTTAGCCACTACAATCACGCCGCTGGTGTCACGATCCAACCGATGCACGATCCCTGGCCGCGTAGGCCCGCCCACGTCCGAAAGCGATTGAAAGCGAAACGCCAACGCGCTAGTTAACGTGCCGGTCCAGTTACCGCGTGCAGGGTGAACGACCATCCCCGGTGGCTTGTTGACGACGACCAACCCGTCATCTTCGTACAACACATCCAACGGAATGTTCTCGGGAACGGTATCGTCCGTAGGCGGCTCAGGCATACGAAAACGAATTCGCTGGCTCGCCTGAATCCGCACACTTGGTCGGACCGTCCGTCCGTCAAGCGTCGCCCCTTCCGCCTGGATCGCCTGGGTGATTTGAGTGCGGCTGAAGCCGTCACAAGCCTGCGTCAAAAAGAAGTCGATTCGCTGGCCGTTGGCCGATTCGGGCACGACGATATCACGAAAGACCTCTTCGCCAATGCGGACCTCGCCCCCGGTGTCGTCGCCGTCAAGGTCGTCGCCATCGAGCTCCTCGCCACCGAGGTCCTCATTCGGCACGTCCGATTCACTTGCCGCGGGACCGAACACGATATCATCGTCAGAGGAGTCTTTGATCACGACGCGTCCGACTCGGTCTTGGCTTCATCCACCGCAGGCGTTTCGTCCGCTTCGCTGGCTTCAGCGGCTTCGGGTGTCTCTGCTGCTTCATCCACTTCGACTTCCTCTACCGCCGCTTCCTTTTCTGCTTTGTCGGTATTTTCGGCCGGTGGATTCAGCTCCGTCTCCTGCTCGGCTGCAGGCGACTTCTCTTCGGCAGCATCTTTGTCGTCTGCAGCAGGCGTATCTTTGGGCTCAGCCTTCTTCTCGTCGGCTGGCTTCTCGTCCGCAGGCTCTTCCGTAACGGCAGCTTCTTCGCTGGCCTGTTCTTTGGCCTCTTCCTTGCCCTCTTCGGTCATCTCCGCGTCGTCGGGAAGGTTCAAACCGTCACCGGGCTCTTCGTCACTAGCCCCTCCGAGATCGGGCAGATCCAAATCGGGCATTTCCGGCAACATCGATCCACTTGGCAGCGATGGGGGAGCCGAGGGATCGCTTGGCGAAAAATCTTGATCCTTGAACCAAGTCAAAAAGTCTTTGGTGCTTTCTTTAGAAAGGGCGGCAATTCGCTCCTCACACGCATTGACCATTTCTTCGGATTCGCCGATGCGAACACATTCTTTGTAAGCGGCAATGGCCTTATCGAGATTGCCCAGTGCTTCCTCACTGCGAGCAATTCCGAAATAAGCACGTGAGAGCAACAATTCGTTATTGCCTTCGGCGATCGCATTACGAAACGCCTTGCTTGCTCCGTTTAACTGGTCTTCGGCATCCATGCGGTTGACGTACAACGTCCGCGTGCCCTGCGCCAACAAGGCACTGCCTTGATAAAGGTGGGCCCATGCGGCAGCTGGGGTATTCGGGTACTTGACGCTTACCGAGGCAAGCCCTTCGGGATCTTGCGATCCGGTTTGCTGCATCAGAAGCTCAAACGTCGCTTGGCTGCGATCTTCGCTAACTTTGCTGCTGTAGATGGCGTAGCCGATACCGCCGATCAGCAAGACTGCGACCGCAATCCCAATCGGACGCGAATAGGGCTCGATCGATTGATTGATTCGCCCTAAATAGTTGGCGAGGATGTTTTCTTGCAGTTCGTGTCGGCGTTCGCTTTTCATCACTTCGTCTTATTTGGATTAAATTGACACGTCGAAAACGGTGTCACTGATTCACTCGGGGGCGATTGGCGGGCGTAGCCCGGCGACCGAAGCGCTGAAGTATAGAAATCATAATGAGTTAGCGTCAATAGAGTCACATTAGCCTCACATGACGGTCACAACACCCTTGGATCGTCGATTTGCCAGTCCGATCGGGGGCTCTGAGCGTCGCATTCGCCCACCAAAAGACGCCGATTCGGGACGCGGAATCCCCGGGCCAATCCATGCGGTACCATCGCAGACGCCGCTGCAACTTTTTCGCCCGGCGATTTTGACGATTGCACTGCAAGCCGCACTGCACACCGAATGGCGTCAAGGCTGCAGCGATTTAGGCTGCGTCGGCCGCTTGGAATTCGAGCACTTCGTCGAGCGATTTGCAAATCCCTTCGATCGCCTGATCTCGCAGCGCGACTCGGCGGCCAGCCCAAGCTCGATTCAGCAGCAATTCCACACCGATATAATCGTCTGCCGTGAAATGGCTTCTCATCGCGGTAACCAAACTCTCGGTCGTTCCGCGGCGTGGATAATTTCGACGTACGCGAATCATCGGCGCCAAATCGTACATCTCGTCAATCCAGTCGAGACAGAACGCCATTTCGTCCTCACGCGATGGATCGTACAACAACCCCACGTCCGTCCGTCGCAATCGTCCTTCGCTTTTCAGAGCGAAGGAACGAACCGAGACGTGGATGGTGAACCCGTGTCGCCGCGAATTCTGCTCGATCGCAGCTTGGACTCGGTTTCGGTAATCGGCATGCACCTCTTGGATCAGCCGATCGCGAACTTCACGTGGCCATTTGCGAACCTCAGCCGGCATCACACTGCGGTGGCGAGCCGACCGGGTGACATCAATCAGAGCGGAAGTGTATTTGTTTTCAATGATTGGCGACTGCAATAACTTTGCCATTCGCCGAGCCACGTAGCGAGCAGCATCGTCGCCAGGCAACTTTTCAGGAAACCGGCCGAACACCAACTTGCCACCGCTGCACTGAGAATGGTCCTGCTTCCCTGACGAAACCTCGTTTGCCGAAGAAGTTTCCATCACCGAAGCAGCTTCCATCGCCAACGAACCACCGCTTGCCATTGAACTCGTCATCGCTGGCGACTCGGCAACCGAGTCCTCTCGCGCGATCGCCGGGACAACCGTCTCACCGCCACCACTGTTGCTTTCGCATCGTGGCCACTGGCAAATCACGCTGGTTTTCGCAGCTGAGTCTTCGTGATCTGGACTAATTTCCTGCGTAGTCGCCACGACCTCAGAATTCAACGCACATCCGCTCGACATCGGCTGACGAACCAGCCATGGGGGCACAAGCTCGCCTCCCATTTCGCAGCTAATCAGAATCGTCATTACGAGAGTCCTAGCAATAGCATTTGCAACCAAGTCGCGACGGCGGGTGTCGTGGAATGTTTGGCAGGGGAGTTTTTCAAACGTGGGGTGCTTCCTTCCCACCACCACGATCTTCACTACACGATCTTAGCGGGTGTTGCCAAGACGTAAACGGACAAAACAGGCGTGCGGACGTCGTTTACGACCTTCCTCAGCCCGCCCGACCAGGAGTTCAAGTTTCAAAAACGCCCGAAAACCTGATCCAGAAAAAGATTCCTCTTGTCCCCACCACCGCGAAATCGCTAACAACGAGTCAATTGATTCCTGAAATTTTGATTCGTGTACAGAGAATTTGTTCTCATGGGTTCGCCAATGAATGCTACATGGCTAAGCGTTGTCGCACTAAGTGCGGTGGCTTGCGTTGCGGATTGGACTCCGTTGATGGCGGACGACGGTAGCCTGGCATCGGATCCCTACGTCGTCTTTGTTGCTCAAGACGAGGCGTATGCGCGATGCGGCCCCTCGGACGAATTCTACCGCACCGACCCATTACGCTACGGACAAGAACTCGAAGTCTACGTTGAAACCGCCGACGGATGGCTCGGCGTTCGACCTCCTGATGACAGCTTTTGCTGGGTCCCCGCCGACGCGGTCGAAGTCGCCCGCGATGGCGACACGGCCGTGGTTACCGAAGACCGCACCGTGGCATGGATCGGAACACACCTGGGACGAGCTCGTCAGTTTCGTTGGCAAGTCCAACTTGCCGTCGGCGAACCCGTGACGATCATTGGAAAAGGCGAACGCGAAGGAGCGGACGGACCGCGATTGTGGTACCGCATCGTTCCTCCGTCCGGCGAATTTCGCTGGGTGCATCAAAGCCAGATCGCCGAGAGTGCCGAACAACTTGTCCAAGCCATTCGCAAACAGCGAAACACCGACATCGAATTCTTGCCCGGCGGCAGCACCACTCGCCGAGACTCGCCGTCGCGAGACGCAGTCGCCAACAGCGACACTCCGCCCAGCCACCCCCATCCGATCGCCGACGAAGAAGACTCGTTCGCGGGACGCGGCACCCTGAGCTCCGATTCATCAAGCCGACGCCACTCGCATGCCGTCCCTGCATCACTGCAAAACACTCCCTCGGTGCTCCTTCGCGATCCCGACGCTGATTCGCACGCAGGCAACCACCACTCATCGGTCTCGCTATCCCAGGTCACCGATGGAAACTCGCCTCAGCTACGCGAGGCACCTCGGGTAGGCGACGCTCAATCAGCAACCGAAGCAATCGGCAGCGGCGTTAGCGAACAATGGCGTTCGAACCCCACCGACCGTACCTCGGGTGAAACCGCACAAAACGAAACCGTTGGCGAAGCGATGTCAAAACGCGGGCTATTGGCCTCGGTTGAATTCATCGGCCGTCCGCGGTTAGCCGACATCGATGCCGGCATTCGTCAAATCGGCGGCGGTTTGCTCGACCGCACCTCGGCCGGCGGCGACACCGCCAGCGCGGGAACGCCATCAACCGAAACAAACTGGGTAACTGGGTCGACGCGAGGCCGCACCCAATCAATCCAACAAGTCGCGGGTAGCCAACCGTTGGCCTCGGCGACTGCAACAACCAGCCCACCGGTGTCCCCAATTCCCGCAGCCCCCGCTCCGGCAACACGCTATGTTTCCGCCGCCGCGATCGCCGCGGTCGAAACCGAAGTTCGCACCGCCGACATCGAGAAACTAAGCCTGATTTTTTCACGACTGATGGCGGCCAGCGCATCGGCTGCCGAAATGGGCCCCGTCGCAAAAGCGGCGAATCAAATCGCAACCTCAGCACCGGATCAGGCGACGGCGGAACGAGCGAGATCGCTGAGCGAACGAATTCAAAAATACCAAAACGTCGCCCAACGCCGCGACGGCACGGCGGTAATCCAAGCATCCCACACCCCATCGATCCCGTCGATGACGGTGCCAGCATCGGTCGCGTCAATCAGCCCGATGCAGCCCAGAATCCCAACGCAGCCTCAAACCGCGATGCCCGCCCCCGCCGACGTACCGCTACTGCAAACGCCTCCCGGCATCGCAGCAGCCGACGGTGAGCCCGAGAACACAGACGAATTGACGGCGACCGGATTTTTGGTCCAAGTCTATTCAGCGAGAAAGGACAGCCCTCCGTTTGCAATCACCGACAGCACCGGCCGCACGCTCGCCTACGCGACACCCTCACCGGGGCTGAACCTGCGAATGCACCTTAATAGTGAAGTTCGCATTCACGGTACCCGCAGCTATCTGCAAGGATTGAACACGCCTCACATTCGCGTCGCTCGAGCGGTCCGCACAGCGGAATACTAAAAAAAAGACAACCTCTGCGGGCCCTTTCGAAAAACATCAGTCCGCGCGGTGGCAACCGCGCGGTGGCAACCGCGCGACGAGATCGACGCGGGTTGCGGCCCGTCCAAAAAAGCGAGCGAGCGAACCAACGAACGAAGCCCAACATCACAGCGGCGCTTTCGTGAAACGCTTGGCCCTTTGTTCAGCCACATCGTCGCGATATTGGTGGATCCTCGCTCCGTAGATCCGATCGTTCCGCCAGCTCGAAACTTCTCTCGTTTTGCGGCTTGACCGTCCTGGCACGGATTGCGTATTCGAAGTGCCTGTGCAGCCGTGCGTCTCTTGGAATCTGTCACGAGTCTTTAAAAACCATTTGTATGAACCAACCGAAGTGCCTTTTGCGACACGTTGCAGTCTTTCAGGTCATCGCAGCCCTGATTTTGGCAGCGGCTCCGTCTCATGCCGAGCAAGGCTTTGCGCTTCCAGAAAACGTTCCACTGCCAACGACGGTTGAGGTTCATCTTGATGACGTCGTCGTTCCTGCCGCCTTTACGGAACCAAGCGTCGCACCCGAGGCCAAGGTCGCAGCGAACATCAAAAAAGAGACGATCGCGACCGAGTTGGCCTCGATCGAAGCGGCAACCAATTTGTCCGAAGATGATCGCAAAGCGTACGTCGAGCGTCTGCGTAAAGCAACCGAATGGTTAGACAACCGCGAAGTTGCCAAGAAACGTCTCGCTGAAATGGAAACGTTTCTACAAACGCTGCCCACCGCCCTTGCCGAAGCACAAGCAGGCGTGGCGGCACCGCCCGAACCCGAGGCTTCGGTGGTCCCCGCCAGCGGCACCATTGCGCAGCTCGAACAACAATTGATTGGCCTGCGGACTCAGATCGAAGCCGACGAAAAGGAACTACAGCGCAAAGAACGCGATATCGAAAATCGCACGGTCCGTCTTAGCGACCTCGCCAAAGAGACCGTCGAACTCGAAAAGCGGTTGGGCGATGCCAAGAAACAAGTCGCATCGCTTGGTACCGAAGAGCTTTCCAGTCGCGTTCAATCCATCGAACAACAGGCTCGCATGCTGTGTCTGGAGCAGCAATTGATCACGATGAAGGCGGAACGCCGTCGACTCGAAGAGGTCGCTCCGCTGTTACCGCTGCAACGCGATCTAATCAACCGCACGCTGAACCACCGAAAAAAGCAACTGGTCAGCTGGCAGTCCGCCGTTGATAAATGGCGAAAGGATGAATCACTGCGTCAAGCTGCCGAGGCACGACGTGTCGCCGATGAATCGCATCCGGCACTGAAATCGGCGGCCGAGGTGAATGCCGAGATCGCTGAATCTCGGATCAAGACCGCAGCCGACATCGAGCGAATTGGCAAGATGCACGAGCAACTGCAGGCTAAAAACAAGCACTTCGAAGAAGCGTTTGAAACGCTGCGTTCCAAGGTCGAGCATGCCGGCGCGACATCGTCCACCGGGTTGTTGCTACAGAAACAACGAGGCGAATTGCCCAAGCCTCAGGAGTTTGCCAGTCGCGTCGAGTTGGTCGAAACCGAGATGCCCGCCACGCATCTGCAATTGACCGAATGGAAACAGATGCGGCGGGATGTGTCCGACCCGGACGAGGCGGCCAAATTGATGGTCGAATCACTTGCGGCATCAGTCCAGCAATATGATCACGACAATGTGGTCAGTGTCGTTTCCCGGCTACTTCGTGATCGCCGCGACCTGCTTGATAACGCGATCGCGGATGAGGAATCGCTGCTGCGGAACCTGAACGAACTCGAGTTGATCAACCAGACGGTGGAAACGCAGGTCGACGAATTCCGCCAATTCCTCGATCAACGGGTCCTTTGGATCCGCAGCTCCGACGCAATCGCGGTCAAGGATCTTCGCGAAGCATTCAAGGGATTCTTGCTGTTGATGGCCCCTTCGAAATGGATCGAAGTCGCGCAGGTGTTTGCCGGTGACATGCTTCGTCGGCCCGTCATCATGGTCTTTCTGGCTTCATCGTTTGTGCTGCTGGTTCTCTTTCACGCTCAAATGCTGGCGGCGGTTCGCCGTTTGTCGCAGCCGCCCGAGCCTGGCACCGAAGCGAGCTTTTTACGTTACGCAGCCGCCTTTGGCATCACCGTCTTTCTATCCGTTCGCTGGCCCATATTGTTACTGGCCGCGGGATGCCGCTTGCGAATGGCAAGCGGATCGACCGAATGGACCCAAGCCGTTGGTGACGCCTGCGTCACCACGGTGCTGTTCCTATGGGCTTGTTCGCTGGTCCGCGAACTGTCTCGTCGTGAAGGGGTAGGCGAGCGTGTGTTCAAATGGTCGCCCACGGCATTGGCGAAAGTGCGCAACGTCGTCGATTTGACCGTATTTGTCGGTACGCCCGTCTTTGCCCTGCTGCAGTTGACCCAGCTCAGCGAGGTCGAGGAGATGCGAAGTCTGCAGCGTTTGCTGTTCATTTCGATCTTGGCCTTTGTGGGACTTCAAATCGGTTGGTTGGTTCGACCGTGGGGTCCATTCATGTTGTGTCTGCAACGCGAAGATTCGACGTCGATGACGTATCGATTGCGGCATCCGATTTGGTTGGCCGTCACGGGCGCCCCGATCGCCTTCGCGATCCTGTCGTTGGTCGGATACCATTTCTCGGCCTACCAATTATCAG
The nucleotide sequence above comes from Novipirellula caenicola. Encoded proteins:
- the xseA gene encoding exodeoxyribonuclease VII large subunit, which translates into the protein MERVSDAALAGESVHAISVSELNGHIKAVMEGTFPALWVAGEISDLVRARSGHIYFTLKDDDAQIRGVLWRNTAMRIKHDLEDGQAVLCFGNIDVYAARGTYQLVVRKVEPQGMGSLQLAFQQLQVKLEREGLFAAERKRPLPSLPRRIGIVTSPSGAAVRDFLQAASNRYHGADVVVIPALVQGEGAAQSIVAAIRSAQRITPKLDVLVVSRGGGSLEDLWCFNEEPVVRAVAASAIPTVSAVGHEIDVTLCDLAADLRALTPTDAATRVLPDGVSLKTTAANLRQRLDRAIRLVIHERQTEVAALMQRPILRKPMEIVHSRSRMLDELDARARRAITANLKAGRSQVSELAASLSALSPVAVLSRGYSVTLDADGKAIADANSLHPGDVMETRLHKGRVVSKVESVQDGQAE
- a CDS encoding tetratricopeptide repeat protein, which produces MKSERRHELQENILANYLGRINQSIEPYSRPIGIAVAVLLIGGIGYAIYSSKVSEDRSQATFELLMQQTGSQDPEGLASVSVKYPNTPAAAWAHLYQGSALLAQGTRTLYVNRMDAEDQLNGASKAFRNAIAEGNNELLLSRAYFGIARSEEALGNLDKAIAAYKECVRIGESEEMVNACEERIAALSKESTKDFLTWFKDQDFSPSDPSAPPSLPSGSMLPEMPDLDLPDLGGASDEEPGDGLNLPDDAEMTEEGKEEAKEQASEEAAVTEEPADEKPADEKKAEPKDTPAADDKDAAEEKSPAAEQETELNPPAENTDKAEKEAAVEEVEVDEAAETPEAAEASEADETPAVDEAKTESDAS
- a CDS encoding RluA family pseudouridine synthase, which gives rise to MIKDSSDDDIVFGPAASESDVPNEDLGGEELDGDDLDGDDTGGEVRIGEEVFRDIVVPESANGQRIDFFLTQACDGFSRTQITQAIQAEGATLDGRTVRPSVRIQASQRIRFRMPEPPTDDTVPENIPLDVLYEDDGLVVVNKPPGMVVHPARGNWTGTLTSALAFRFQSLSDVGGPTRPGIVHRLDRDTSGVIVVAKTNAVHMHLSEQFANRVVEKEYFAITAARIDRDRDIIDMPIGRHPYQRDKMAIREHHETSKPASTFYEVISRHGRFTQVRVKPKTGRTHQIRVHLSHLGAAILCDRLYAGHAEVTMGMLTGTHDETKDKVLLDRQALHARKLTFEHPQSGKSMTFEAPLPADIMRVVNVLERLP
- a CDS encoding mechanosensitive ion channel domain-containing protein, producing MRHVAVFQVIAALILAAAPSHAEQGFALPENVPLPTTVEVHLDDVVVPAAFTEPSVAPEAKVAANIKKETIATELASIEAATNLSEDDRKAYVERLRKATEWLDNREVAKKRLAEMETFLQTLPTALAEAQAGVAAPPEPEASVVPASGTIAQLEQQLIGLRTQIEADEKELQRKERDIENRTVRLSDLAKETVELEKRLGDAKKQVASLGTEELSSRVQSIEQQARMLCLEQQLITMKAERRRLEEVAPLLPLQRDLINRTLNHRKKQLVSWQSAVDKWRKDESLRQAAEARRVADESHPALKSAAEVNAEIAESRIKTAADIERIGKMHEQLQAKNKHFEEAFETLRSKVEHAGATSSTGLLLQKQRGELPKPQEFASRVELVETEMPATHLQLTEWKQMRRDVSDPDEAAKLMVESLAASVQQYDHDNVVSVVSRLLRDRRDLLDNAIADEESLLRNLNELELINQTVETQVDEFRQFLDQRVLWIRSSDAIAVKDLREAFKGFLLLMAPSKWIEVAQVFAGDMLRRPVIMVFLASSFVLLVLFHAQMLAAVRRLSQPPEPGTEASFLRYAAAFGITVFLSVRWPILLLAAGCRLRMASGSTEWTQAVGDACVTTVLFLWACSLVRELSRREGVGERVFKWSPTALAKVRNVVDLTVFVGTPVFALLQLTQLSEVEEMRSLQRLLFISILAFVGLQIGWLVRPWGPFMLCLQREDSTSMTYRLRHPIWLAVTGAPIAFAILSLVGYHFSAYQLSGRLAETGIALVAIIVLYSLAICWLEVTGFNRALAKQIAAEAEQAKSLEVHANQPNAEDDEDADADMLAPVDLQETVNSEFCDLLRWGSVMLLICGGWIIWADVLPALRVLDRVVLWTNIETIAETVVDRQGYQSVVMTDRSVPTTLTDAIAAILVVMATMMIGRRLPSVLALTVLDRLPLESGTHQAVSILVRYAATIAGILFACQVIRLSWSSVQWLAAAMTVGLGFGLQEIFANLVSGLIILFERPIRVGDMVTVGDLTGNVSRMQMRATTITDFDRREMIVPNKKFITDNVINWTLSDPISRIVLPVGVAYGTDVAQVQRILLKIAERNPSVLKEPAPSTLFKGFAESTLDIRLHVFIPKRDVYTVVLNELNSAIVTELRRAGIEIAFPQRDLHIKSVQSLAALMPREVERDRERVRDQNAA
- the dapF gene encoding diaminopimelate epimerase, whose translation is MRFTKMHGAGNDYVYVDCFAENLDHCDVTELAKSISHRHFGVGGDGLILIRPSDVADARMQMLNADGSESEMCGNGIRCVAKYVYDHGIAQKENLKIESGGSVLDLSLAIGDDGKVDSVTVDMGEPILEASKVPTSIVESGKVVEHEIEIDGRKLAVTCVSMGNPHCVIFVPEATDDLVLGLGPKIETDPRFPKRINVEFVEVISPNEVRQRTWERGSGETWACGTGASAVCVAGVLTGKTNRKILNHLLGGDLTLQWSESSGHVMMTGGAVEVFSGEWNA
- a CDS encoding N-formylglutamate amidohydrolase produces the protein MTILISCEMGGELVPPWLVRQPMSSGCALNSEVVATTQEISPDHEDSAAKTSVICQWPRCESNSGGGETVVPAIAREDSVAESPAMTSSMASGGSLAMEAASVMETSSANEVSSGKQDHSQCSGGKLVFGRFPEKLPGDDAARYVARRMAKLLQSPIIENKYTSALIDVTRSARHRSVMPAEVRKWPREVRDRLIQEVHADYRNRVQAAIEQNSRRHGFTIHVSVRSFALKSEGRLRRTDVGLLYDPSREDEMAFCLDWIDEMYDLAPMIRVRRNYPRRGTTESLVTAMRSHFTADDYIGVELLLNRAWAGRRVALRDQAIEGICKSLDEVLEFQAADAA